GTGATCAGCAATCATGCGACAGATGGGAAAAGCGGTCCCAAAGTTGCGTCTGGTGTCTAGGTTAGGCAACGGCGGTGGTCGGCGCGGTGGCGACCTCCGTCCGAATACGACCGGTCCGTCCGTTCTGGACCGGCTCGCAAGTATCCGGAATGGAAGGCAGAACGAGGTGACTCGGCCATGGCAATGAATGTCACTCCGCAGATGCTCATCGACGCCGCGCAGAAAGCGGAGAACGTCGGTGAAGGTATCGCGGGTCAGCTGACCAACCTGCTGTACACGATCCAGTCCGAGGGTGGGGCCTCGTTCCAAGGCGGCGGCGGTTCCGCGCTCCAGGGCGTCTCCGCGCAGCTCGGCGAGCAGCTCAAGCAGATCCTCACCGCGCTGAACACGATGTCGGGCAACGTCAACGCCGCCTCCGCCGACTACGGCACCTCCGACCAGGAGATCGCGCGCGAGATCCAGACGGTCGGCAACGCCTACAACCCCGGTAGCGGCAGCGTCGTCACGGCGCTGACCAACGGCTGAGCGGAGGAGTACCCATGCCGTACGAAGCCGATGATCTGCTCTACAACTACGAAGGCATCTCGAGCGTCTCGGGCGCGATCGAGGCGTTCGTCGCGCAGATGAATGCGAACCTCGACGAGGTCGACGCGGTGTTCCGGAACCTGCTCGCCAACGGATGGGGCGGCAGCGAAGGTGCCGCCGCGTTCCAGGCCCAGAGCGCGAAGTGGCACTCCGGCGCGAACGAGATGGCGGTGACCCTGCGGTCGCTGTCCACGAAGGTCGGCGACGCCGGGATCAACATGAAGTCGCTGGACCAGAGCGTGGCGAACCGCTTCGGCACGGCCTGAGCCCGGTCGTCCCCGCCCCGGCGCGCCCCCGAGCGCGCCGGGGCGTTCGCCGTTGCGCGCAACCAGCCGGGCGCGGCAGGCTTCCGCGCCACCGGCGGGTGGGGCGGGGGCTGGCGGGGCTGGCGGCGGCGGTTTCCCGAAAGACAACCTCTCAGGCGCTGCTTAGCGGTGGTCTTCCCGACAACCACCTCACGCCCGCGCCGCACGGGTGGTCTTCCCGAAAATCCACCCGCTGGACGCCGCTGAGGGGTGGCGTTCCCGAAAAGTGCCCGCGAGGGCCTTGCGCCGCAATGGTTGGCGCCCATTCCGTGCGGGGCCGCGGATGGTTGTCGCGCCTTCAGGACGGCGGGTGGGATGGGTGTCGCACTTCCCGGGTGCCGACAGGGGTGGTTGTCGCGCCTTCAGGACGGCGGGTGGGATGGGTGTCGCACTTCCCGGGTGCCGACAGGGGTGGTTGTCGCGCCTTCAGGACGGCGGGTGGGATGGGTGTCGCACTTCCCGGGTGCCGACAGGGGTGGTTGTCGCGCCTTCAGGACGGCGGGTGGGATGGGTGTCGCACTTCCCGGGTGCCGACAGGGGTGGTTGTCGCGCCTTCAGGACGGCGGGTGGGATGGGTGTCGCACTTCCCGGGTGCCGACAGGGGTGGTTGTCGCGCCTTCAGGACGGCGGGTGGGATGGGTGTCGCACTTCCCGGGTGCCGACAGGGGTGGTTGTCGCGCCTTCGGGGCGGCGCACGGAGTGGGTGTCGTGCATTCCGGACCATGGCACGGGAAGCGCGCCAACCATCCGGCGGGCACCCGGAAACCGCGACAACCAGCCCACCAGCCTCGTGTCAGCCAGCGCTCGTGCTCAGCGTTCGTGCCGTTCCGGGCGGGTGTCACCGCCAGTGCAGCGAATTCTCCGCGCTTCCCCGACGAGCGCTCCGCTCCGATGGCGTGCCGCGACCGCAGGAATCCGCCGGCCCCTAAGGACGGCCTCCCCGAAAAACCACCTCACGCGCGCCCCGGGACGGTGGCCTTCCCGAAAGAGCGCCCGCCGGACGCCGCGGCGGGGTGGCCTTCCCGAAAGTCCGTCCGCTGAACGCCGCCGAGGGGTGGGGTTCCCGGGAATTGGGCGCGTCGCCGTGAGGGGCGTCAGTGCCTGGGGGTCCAGTCTTCGAACAGCATGCGCGGGGGCGCCGGGGCGTCGTCCTCGGGGTACTCGGCCGGGCGCGGCGCGAGTCCTGGGCGCCAACGCCGCTTGCGTCCGCGCGGGATCGCCACCGCGAACGTCACCCCGAGCACCGCCGCCACGGCCAGCACCGCGGCGGCCACGAGCGCGATCGTGCTGCCCCGGTCGTCGGATTGGGCGCTCGGTGCCTCTCCCGGACCGGCGTCCAGCGCGGCGGGCGACGCCGTGGTCATCGTCGCGGTGACGGCCTGGGCCGGGTTGACGATGCCGTTGCCCGTGGTCGCCGCGCTCGGCGTCGCGGTGGCCAGGAGTCGCCGCACGACGTCGGCGGCCTTGGCGTCCGGCCAGCGGCTGCGGATCAGTGCGGCGGTGCCCGCCACGTAGCCGGCCGCGATCGCGCTGCCGGCGACCTCGACCAGTCCGCCGCCGATCTGCGTGGAGACCAGGCCGTCGCCGGGTCCGGCCAGGTCGACGGCGGGCCATGCGCTGCCGTCCCCGATCAGAGCACCGTCCTGGTTCACCCCGACGACCCCGACGACCCCGTCGTACGCCGCGGGGTACGGCAGCGCCGGCCCGTCCCCGGACGGGCGCGCATCCCCGACGGCCGCGATCACCACGATGTCGGCGGCGACCGCGGAGGCCACCGCGGCCTTCAGCTCGGCGTCGTCGACGTAGGTCACCACCGGCACAACGAGGACGTCCGGGCGCGCGGCCGTGGCATCCCGGACGGCCTCGGCGAGCGTGGCCGGGGTGCCGGACTCCGGGCTTTCACCGTTCTCCACGACCGTGGACGTGGCGACCCGGTACGGCACCACCGCGGCACCAGGGGCGAGCCCGCTGAATCCGACGCCTTGGACGGGCGCCGCCGCGATCACCCCGGCCACCTGGGTGCCGCCGCCCTCGCAGTCGGTGTCGGCGCCGGACGTCTCGCCCGGCAGGTAGTTCTCGCCCTCGCGGACCCGGCCGGTGAGCTGCGGGTGCCCGGCGTCCACTCCGGAGGCCAGCACCGCGACCCGGGTGCCGGAGCCGTCCGCGACCGGCCAGATCCGCTCCGGCGCTTGTCGCTCCTGCGCCCAGGGCACCTGCGTGATGGCGGTGCCGGGCTCGGCGCACTGCTCCGCAGCCGGCGCCGCCGCTGCGGGCGACGTCGGGAACAGCAGCGCTCCCAGGACGACCGCCGCCGCCGCGGCACGCGTGAGCCTCATGACCCGGTCGCGGCCAACAGGTCGTCGAGGGTGAGCGTGCGCAGGTCGTCGCGGGACGGCACCCGGCCGAGCTTCCGGAGCCGGCCGGACTGCGCCTTGCGCATGCCCTCCAGCAGCTTGCGGGCCTCGCGGGCGTTACCGAAGTTGGCGCCCCTGTCGATGCCGGCGAACCACTCGAACAGCCCGTCCTCCAGACCGGGCGCGAGCAGGTAGTCGTCGGAGGCGGCGATCCGCCCGGCGATCAGCGTCAGCTCGTCCGGCGAGTAGTTCTCGAACTCCAGCGTCTTGGCGAACCGGGACGCCAACCCGGAGTTCGTGTCGAGGAAGTCGCTCATCTCCACGGTGTAACCGGCGACGATGACCGCGAGCGAGTCCCGGCGGTCCTCCATCAGCTTCACCAGCATGTCGACGGCCTCCTGGCCGAAGTCGGCGCCGCCGCCGCTGGACCGGGAGAGCGTGTACGCCTCGTCGATGAACAGCACGCCGCCGGTCGCTTCCTCGACGACCGCGGCGGTCTTCTCCGCGGTGTGGCCGATGTACTGGCCCACCAGGTCCCGGCGGGAGACCTCCTTGAACGTCCCGTCCGGCAGGACGCCGAGGCTCTTGAGCAGCTGCCCGTAGAGCCGGGCGACCGTCGTCTTACCGGTGCCGGGCGCGCCGGTGAAGATCAGGTGGTGGCTCACGGCGCCGACGGACAGCCCGGCCTCCCGGCGCCACGTGTTCACCTGCATTTCGTCGATGAGTGCCCGGACTTCGCTCTTGACCGCGGCGAGCCCGACCATCGCGTCCAGCTGGCCGAGTAGCTTCTCGACCTCGGCCTGCGCCCCGTCGTCCTCGGTCGTGATCGCGGGCGTCAGCCGCGCCGCGCTGATCGTCGGATTCGCGCCGGGCTCGACCAGGATCTCCGGGGCCGCGGTCTCCTCGAAGCGGCAGTCTTCGATCGTGCCACCGCACCCGCTGCCGACCAGGATGCCGACACCCCGCGTGTGGTGGACGTGGCAGGACCGCAGCGTCGGGGAGCTGTCGTAAGCGATCGCGACGCCGACGTCGCCGGTGCGGGAGATCTCGCAACTGTCCAACGTGGGCCGGCCCGACTGGTAGACGTAGACGCCGCGGTAGCCACTCCGCGTGATCGTCGTGGTGCGGATCGTCGGGTCGGCGCCGAGCCGCACGATGATGCCGTCGTCGGTGACGTCGCTGATCTCGCACGCCTCGATCACACCGGTGGCGTCGGAGCAGACGATGCCGTACTGACCTGCGGTGATCCGGCAGGACCCGGCCCGCAGCTCCGCGCCGTCGGTCGCGGTGATCGCGGCGCCGTAACCGGCCGACAGCACGCAGTCGGTCAGCTCCAGCCGGCCGCCGGACGCGTGCACCGTCTGCCCGTCGCCGCAGCGCAGGGTGAGGCCACGCAGCGTCACGGTCGCGTCGCGGGTCGACACCGCCGGACGGCCCAGGCCGGTCGCGTCCAGGGTGACCGCGCCGGGCTCGCCGAGGGCGACCAGCGTGAGCGAAGAGTCCGCGACGGCCACGGTTTCCCGGTACTCCCCCGGTTCGATGGAGATCGTGGCGCCGGATTCGGCGATCTCCAACGCGTCCGCGAGAGTGGGGTAGGCCCCGTGCTGTCGGGTCGAAACGAGAAGCGTGCGCGCCATGGCTCCGTGGGGGTGGTCGCGAGGGAAGCGGCTCGGTGGGCGGTGAGCACCGTATCCCATCGGGGCGACAGTTCCCGGTGGGCTCGGTGGTTAGGCTGCGAACATGGCTGAACTCCCGGACCGGTG
The window above is part of the Cryptosporangium minutisporangium genome. Proteins encoded here:
- a CDS encoding WXG100 family type VII secretion target, which codes for MAMNVTPQMLIDAAQKAENVGEGIAGQLTNLLYTIQSEGGASFQGGGGSALQGVSAQLGEQLKQILTALNTMSGNVNAASADYGTSDQEIAREIQTVGNAYNPGSGSVVTALTNG
- a CDS encoding WXG100 family type VII secretion target is translated as MPYEADDLLYNYEGISSVSGAIEAFVAQMNANLDEVDAVFRNLLANGWGGSEGAAAFQAQSAKWHSGANEMAVTLRSLSTKVGDAGINMKSLDQSVANRFGTA
- a CDS encoding S8 family serine peptidase, translating into MRLTRAAAAAVVLGALLFPTSPAAAAPAAEQCAEPGTAITQVPWAQERQAPERIWPVADGSGTRVAVLASGVDAGHPQLTGRVREGENYLPGETSGADTDCEGGGTQVAGVIAAAPVQGVGFSGLAPGAAVVPYRVATSTVVENGESPESGTPATLAEAVRDATAARPDVLVVPVVTYVDDAELKAAVASAVAADIVVIAAVGDARPSGDGPALPYPAAYDGVVGVVGVNQDGALIGDGSAWPAVDLAGPGDGLVSTQIGGGLVEVAGSAIAAGYVAGTAALIRSRWPDAKAADVVRRLLATATPSAATTGNGIVNPAQAVTATMTTASPAALDAGPGEAPSAQSDDRGSTIALVAAAVLAVAAVLGVTFAVAIPRGRKRRWRPGLAPRPAEYPEDDAPAPPRMLFEDWTPRH
- a CDS encoding right-handed parallel beta-helix repeat-containing protein, with product MARTLLVSTRQHGAYPTLADALEIAESGATISIEPGEYRETVAVADSSLTLVALGEPGAVTLDATGLGRPAVSTRDATVTLRGLTLRCGDGQTVHASGGRLELTDCVLSAGYGAAITATDGAELRAGSCRITAGQYGIVCSDATGVIEACEISDVTDDGIIVRLGADPTIRTTTITRSGYRGVYVYQSGRPTLDSCEISRTGDVGVAIAYDSSPTLRSCHVHHTRGVGILVGSGCGGTIEDCRFEETAAPEILVEPGANPTISAARLTPAITTEDDGAQAEVEKLLGQLDAMVGLAAVKSEVRALIDEMQVNTWRREAGLSVGAVSHHLIFTGAPGTGKTTVARLYGQLLKSLGVLPDGTFKEVSRRDLVGQYIGHTAEKTAAVVEEATGGVLFIDEAYTLSRSSGGGADFGQEAVDMLVKLMEDRRDSLAVIVAGYTVEMSDFLDTNSGLASRFAKTLEFENYSPDELTLIAGRIAASDDYLLAPGLEDGLFEWFAGIDRGANFGNAREARKLLEGMRKAQSGRLRKLGRVPSRDDLRTLTLDDLLAATGS